A window of the Budorcas taxicolor isolate Tak-1 chromosome 10, Takin1.1, whole genome shotgun sequence genome harbors these coding sequences:
- the FBXL22 gene encoding F-box and leucine-rich protein 22, protein MHITQLNRECLLHLFSFLDKDSRKNLARTCPQLQDVFEDPALWPLLHFRSLTELKKDNFLLSPALRSLSICWHSSRVQVCSIEDWLKSALQRNICSRHESLVNDFLLQVCDRCPNLASVTLSGCGHVTDDCLARLLRCCPRLRALHLENCARVTNRTLTAVAAHGRALQTLHVDFCRNVSAAGLRRLRAACPRLTLRAEHSAAMIPDQLPRGPHAPGAALRKLLLR, encoded by the exons ATGCACATCACCCAGCTCAATCGGGAGTGCCTGCTGCACCTCTTCTCCTTCCTGGACAAGGACAGTAGGAAGAACCTTGCCAGGACCTGCCCCCAGCTCCAGGACGTGTTTGAGGACCCTGCACTCTGGCCCCTGCTGCACTTTCGTTCCCTCACAGAACTCAAGAAGGACAACTTCCTCCTGAGCCCGGCACTCAGGAGCCTCTCCATCTGCTGGCACTCCAGCCGCGTGCAGGTGTGCAGCATCGAGGACTGGCTCAAGAGCGCCCTCCAGAGGAACATCTGCAGCCGGCACGAGAGCCTAGTCaatgatttcctcctccaggtgtgCGACAG GTGCCCCAACCTGGCATCCGTCACGCTGTCTGGCTGCGGCCACGTCACCGACGACTGCCTGGCGCGTCTGCTGCGCTGCTGCCCGCGCCTGCGCGCGCTGCACCTGGAGAACTGCGCGCGCGTCACCAACCGCACGCTGACGGCCGTGGCGGCGCACGGGCGCGCGCTGCAGACGCTGCACGTGGACTTCTGCCGCAACGTGAGCGCGGCCGGCCTGAGGCGTCTGCGCGCCGCGTGTCCGCGCTTGACGCTGCGCGCCGAGCACAGCGCGGCCATGATCCCGGACCAGCTCCCGCGCGGCCCGCACGCGCCCGGCGCCGCCCTCCGCAAGTTGCTTTTGCGCTAG